Proteins encoded together in one Microbacterium oxydans window:
- a CDS encoding methylated-DNA--[protein]-cysteine S-methyltransferase: protein MTFRYDFAPTPFGDALAVFSDEGIVRFDLSESEDPSVPWLLEGVSRQLHAVPEPDPGAADELAHLLADYFDGRPVRFEEHLRLDWRLVEGFPLTALQTICSIEWGQTMSYGEVAVVAGHPGAARAVGTACRLTPFSIIVPVHRVVRSDGTPGHYGAHPERKRFLLDLEAG, encoded by the coding sequence ATGACCTTCCGCTACGACTTCGCGCCGACGCCGTTCGGCGATGCCCTCGCGGTGTTCTCCGACGAGGGCATCGTGCGATTCGACCTCTCCGAGTCCGAGGACCCGTCAGTCCCCTGGCTCCTCGAGGGCGTCTCCCGGCAGCTTCATGCCGTGCCGGAGCCCGACCCGGGCGCCGCCGATGAGCTCGCGCACCTGCTGGCCGACTACTTCGACGGCCGGCCCGTCCGGTTCGAGGAGCACCTCCGTCTCGACTGGCGGCTCGTGGAGGGCTTCCCGCTGACGGCACTGCAGACCATCTGCAGCATCGAGTGGGGCCAGACCATGAGCTACGGGGAGGTCGCCGTGGTCGCGGGGCATCCCGGTGCGGCGCGCGCGGTCGGCACGGCCTGCCGCCTGACGCCGTTCTCGATCATCGTGCCCGTGCATCGGGTGGTCCGGTCCGACGGCACCCCGGGGCACTACGGCGCGCACCCGGAACGCAAGAGGTTCCTTCTCGATCTCGAGGCCGGCTGA
- the idi gene encoding isopentenyl-diphosphate Delta-isomerase — protein MDDVTLLAEDGTAVGTLPKSEVHTTDTPLHLAFSCYVLDTDGRLLMTRRALSKRTWPGVWTNSFCGHPRPDEAMTDAVRRHGLAELGLGLSDIRLALPDYRYRAVDASGIVENEICPVHVAVIEGTPSANPAEVAEWTWVEAPAVLEAVTHAPFAFSPWLVEQLPLLRRLGEV, from the coding sequence ATGGACGACGTGACCCTCCTCGCCGAAGACGGGACCGCCGTCGGCACGCTGCCGAAGAGCGAGGTCCACACCACCGACACTCCCCTGCATCTGGCCTTCTCCTGCTACGTCCTCGACACCGACGGACGCCTGCTGATGACCCGCCGCGCGCTGTCCAAGCGGACCTGGCCCGGGGTCTGGACGAACAGCTTCTGCGGACACCCGCGACCGGACGAGGCGATGACGGACGCGGTGCGTCGACACGGCCTCGCCGAGCTCGGTCTGGGCCTCTCCGACATCCGACTCGCCCTCCCGGACTACCGGTACCGCGCCGTCGACGCGAGCGGCATCGTCGAGAACGAGATCTGCCCGGTGCACGTCGCGGTCATCGAGGGCACGCCCTCCGCCAACCCGGCCGAGGTCGCGGAATGGACCTGGGTCGAGGCGCCCGCCGTGCTCGAAGCCGTCACACACGCTCCGTTCGCTTTCAGCCCCTGGCTCGTCGAGCAGCTGCCCCTGCTGCGCCGCCTCGGTGAGGTCTGA
- a CDS encoding cation acetate symporter has protein sequence MNGIRTATDVTLEINPVFNISIFLAFVAVTLFIVIRASRNNKTAADYYAAGRSFTGPQNGFAIAGDYLSAASFLGICGAIAINGYDGFLYSIGFLVAWLVALLLVAELMRNTGKFTMADVLSFRLQQRPVRMAAAITTLAVCFFYLLAQMAGAGGLVSLLLGIDGRVGQSIVIAVVGVLMIVYVLIGGMKGTTWVQIVKAFLLIGGAVGMTIWVLAINGFSLNTVLEAAVANSDKGDAILAPGLQYGANPWDFLSLGMALVLGTAGLPHVLMRFYTVPTAKEARRSVVWAIWLIGGFYLLTLVLGYGAGALVGADVIAAAPGGVNSAAPLLALRLGGPVLLGFISAVAFATILAVVAGLTITAAASFAHDIYANVIQKGRKDAAGNPVEADPNGEVRVARRTVIVIGILAILGGIGAQGQNIAFLVALAFAVAASANLPTILYSLFWRRFTTRGAVWSMYGGLGSAILLIVLSPVFSGTPTSMIPGIDIAVWPMNNPGIVSIPLGFLLGWLGTITSTRKESPELAAEMEVRSLTGFGAEKAVEH, from the coding sequence ATGAACGGCATCCGCACGGCGACGGACGTCACCTTGGAGATCAACCCCGTCTTCAACATCTCGATCTTCCTGGCCTTCGTTGCGGTGACGCTGTTCATCGTGATCCGGGCCAGTCGGAACAACAAGACCGCGGCGGACTACTACGCCGCCGGACGCTCGTTCACGGGACCGCAGAACGGCTTCGCGATCGCGGGCGACTACCTCTCCGCGGCGTCGTTCCTCGGCATCTGCGGCGCGATCGCGATCAACGGGTATGACGGGTTCCTCTACTCGATCGGCTTCCTCGTGGCCTGGCTCGTGGCGCTGCTGCTCGTCGCGGAGCTGATGCGCAACACCGGCAAGTTCACGATGGCGGACGTGCTGTCGTTCCGTCTCCAGCAGCGTCCGGTGCGCATGGCGGCCGCGATCACGACCCTGGCGGTGTGCTTCTTCTACCTCCTGGCCCAGATGGCCGGCGCCGGCGGGCTCGTGTCCCTGCTGCTCGGCATCGACGGTCGGGTCGGGCAGTCGATCGTGATCGCCGTCGTCGGCGTGCTGATGATCGTGTATGTGCTGATCGGCGGCATGAAGGGGACGACCTGGGTGCAGATCGTGAAGGCGTTCCTCCTGATCGGCGGAGCGGTCGGCATGACCATCTGGGTGCTCGCCATCAACGGCTTCAGTCTGAACACGGTGCTCGAGGCCGCGGTCGCGAACTCCGACAAGGGCGACGCGATCCTCGCCCCGGGACTGCAGTACGGCGCGAACCCCTGGGACTTCCTGTCGCTCGGCATGGCGCTCGTCCTCGGCACCGCGGGCCTCCCGCACGTGCTGATGCGCTTCTACACCGTGCCGACCGCCAAGGAGGCTCGTCGCTCGGTGGTGTGGGCGATCTGGCTGATCGGCGGCTTCTACCTGCTGACGCTGGTCCTCGGCTACGGGGCCGGCGCGCTGGTCGGAGCAGACGTCATCGCGGCCGCGCCCGGTGGCGTCAACTCCGCGGCGCCGCTCCTGGCACTCCGGCTCGGCGGCCCGGTGCTTCTCGGCTTCATCTCGGCGGTCGCGTTCGCGACGATCCTCGCCGTGGTCGCCGGGCTGACCATCACCGCCGCGGCCTCGTTCGCCCATGACATCTACGCGAACGTCATCCAGAAGGGGCGCAAGGACGCGGCGGGCAACCCGGTCGAGGCCGACCCCAACGGCGAGGTGCGGGTCGCGCGTCGCACCGTGATCGTGATCGGCATCCTGGCGATCCTCGGTGGCATCGGCGCACAGGGTCAGAACATCGCCTTCCTGGTCGCGCTGGCCTTCGCCGTCGCGGCCTCGGCGAACCTGCCGACGATCCTGTACTCGCTCTTCTGGCGCCGGTTCACCACGCGCGGCGCCGTGTGGAGCATGTACGGCGGTCTCGGTTCGGCGATCCTGCTCATCGTGCTCTCGCCCGTGTTCTCGGGAACACCGACGTCGATGATCCCCGGGATCGACATCGCCGTGTGGCCGATGAACAACCCCGGCATCGTCTCCATCCCGCTCGGCTTCCTGCTCGGCTGGCTGGGAACGATCACGAGCACCCGGAAGGAGTCTCCGGAACTCGCCGCGGAGATGGAGGTGCGCTCGCTGACCGGCTTCGGCGCGGAGAAGGCCGTCGAACACTGA
- a CDS encoding AAA family ATPase: MDAAVSIGDLHETTTGFEIAHAAEAERTRLRAEAADLGGPSPLVSFRDSPESGIDISKAHPGSLPQFITGKSTLLSNLFRDEVGLRTARLAAERITAKNTELRTVRGIEAVHLAVGVARWRIGGAGFAAPVLLRPLAIRRHHSDFELKLQGAFEVNPELVRIAREHFGLTIDAAALAALAYDGGIFKPQPVIDSLRAMTRSIDTFSVEPRLVVSTFADVSGAMSRDAGTLDHVVLNALGGHVGDRERVTAPRATPHHTGPDDRAPASDNLLLDADAEQEAVLARIAAGHSLTVSTLPGTGGTQTVINALGELVRGGKRVLVVSARRSTLDGVRHRLAGIGLDSLAISPASVRRDLVRAIGRNEKATAPKVSDVDDALVRLRTVLRDYRQALIAPAAGMDASVLDATRQLTRLASLPVPPSTTARLGVEALRRLAADRSDAAAALAQAARLGEFRFGPNDSPWYGVTFSSTEAARAAHELAGRLHGDSVPALLERGYELIAQTHMRPFATIDELGEYLRLLQGIRDSLDRFSPTVFERPLGELIQAHGSRRDAPGLSGANRRRLRRLAKEYVRPGVHVTEMHEALLRIQTQRTQWQRFVEAGVAPEIPLGLADVYVAWQRVEAELAELDAALGRREPLASLPVARLVRTLAGLAAKSDVFENLVERAQLRDRLALLGLEPLLAELSVRHVSESQVGEELEFAWWQSFLERALQDNRALLGANTAVVDRLERDFRLVDEAHAAMAGPLLAWQLANQWRIAIVDEPQQSQHLRRALTQSAATTAQVVSAAPTLVDVLAPVWISSPYLVPEIPESVEFDTVLLVDAAAINLAEAAPAIRRARQIVAFGDPVTQRPTPFHIAVDPEESWEAEVPFDDVSVFERLSELLPVMTLTRSYRAGGEDLAELINDAFYGGEIVSLPWAGSYLGRGSLTVDYVEGGTGTPDPISGAVESPDAEVARVVTLVVEHAVHRPAESLMVVTASARHAERVRAAVTSAFAGRSDVADFVGRDTAEPFAVLTLEESVAESRDRVIFSLGFGLTKHGRVLSDFGDLSTPDGERLLTVGMTRARRSMVLVSSIRPSSFDDGRLEHGAATLMSILGGLAARSRDARLEDLADPLTLALARELRRLGASVDVDYRGLLPLVAQHGGKAVVIESDPETRGESLRETLRLRPHVLRRLGWHYVRVHAFDLYSDPATAARRIAAVLGISDTAPRVENDTQPIDLADREHD, translated from the coding sequence GTGGACGCTGCTGTGTCGATCGGCGATCTGCACGAGACCACGACGGGCTTCGAGATCGCGCACGCAGCCGAGGCGGAGCGCACCAGATTGAGGGCCGAGGCCGCCGATCTCGGTGGTCCGTCGCCCCTGGTCAGCTTCCGCGACAGCCCGGAGTCGGGCATCGACATCTCCAAGGCGCATCCCGGCAGCCTCCCGCAGTTCATCACCGGGAAGTCGACTCTCCTGTCGAACCTCTTCCGTGACGAGGTGGGGCTGCGCACGGCGCGACTCGCCGCCGAGCGGATCACCGCCAAGAACACCGAGCTCCGCACGGTCCGCGGGATCGAGGCCGTCCACCTCGCCGTCGGCGTCGCGCGGTGGCGTATCGGGGGAGCGGGGTTCGCCGCGCCGGTGCTGCTGCGTCCGCTCGCGATCCGTCGTCACCACTCCGACTTCGAGCTCAAGCTCCAGGGTGCCTTCGAGGTGAATCCCGAACTCGTCCGGATCGCACGGGAGCACTTCGGACTCACGATCGATGCCGCGGCGCTCGCCGCTCTCGCCTACGACGGCGGCATCTTCAAGCCGCAGCCCGTGATCGACAGCCTGCGGGCGATGACGCGCTCGATCGACACGTTCTCGGTCGAGCCGCGACTGGTCGTGTCCACCTTCGCCGACGTGTCCGGGGCGATGTCCCGCGATGCGGGGACCCTCGACCACGTGGTCCTCAATGCGCTGGGCGGACACGTGGGAGACCGCGAGCGGGTGACCGCTCCTCGTGCCACGCCGCACCACACCGGGCCCGACGACCGCGCCCCGGCATCCGACAACCTCCTCCTCGACGCCGATGCCGAGCAGGAAGCCGTGCTCGCGCGCATCGCCGCAGGGCACTCCCTCACCGTCTCCACGCTCCCCGGCACCGGCGGGACGCAGACCGTGATCAACGCGCTCGGCGAACTGGTGCGCGGTGGCAAGCGGGTGCTCGTGGTCTCCGCGCGCCGCTCGACGCTGGACGGCGTGCGACACCGGCTCGCGGGCATCGGCCTCGACAGCCTCGCGATCTCACCCGCGAGTGTGCGCCGCGACCTGGTCCGGGCGATCGGCCGCAACGAGAAGGCCACGGCGCCCAAGGTCAGCGACGTGGACGACGCGCTCGTGCGCCTGCGCACCGTCCTGCGCGACTATCGGCAGGCGCTCATCGCCCCGGCGGCCGGCATGGACGCCTCGGTCCTCGACGCGACCCGTCAGCTCACCCGGCTCGCATCGCTTCCGGTGCCCCCTTCCACGACCGCACGACTCGGGGTCGAGGCGCTGCGTCGCCTCGCCGCCGACCGCTCCGACGCCGCGGCGGCCCTCGCGCAGGCGGCCCGCCTCGGCGAGTTCCGCTTCGGCCCGAACGACTCGCCCTGGTACGGGGTGACCTTCTCCAGCACCGAGGCGGCCCGCGCAGCACACGAGCTGGCCGGTCGACTGCACGGGGACAGCGTTCCCGCTCTCCTCGAGCGCGGCTACGAGCTGATCGCGCAGACGCACATGCGGCCGTTCGCGACCATCGACGAGCTCGGCGAGTACCTGCGTCTGCTGCAGGGCATCCGCGACTCCCTCGATCGGTTCAGCCCCACGGTGTTCGAGCGCCCCCTCGGGGAACTCATCCAGGCGCACGGCTCGCGTCGCGACGCCCCGGGGCTCTCGGGCGCGAACCGTCGGCGTCTGCGTCGCCTGGCGAAGGAGTACGTGCGTCCGGGCGTGCACGTGACCGAGATGCACGAGGCGCTGCTGCGGATCCAGACCCAGCGCACCCAGTGGCAGCGGTTCGTCGAGGCCGGCGTCGCGCCGGAGATCCCGCTGGGTCTCGCCGACGTGTACGTGGCCTGGCAGCGTGTCGAGGCCGAGCTCGCCGAGCTCGACGCCGCGCTGGGACGCCGTGAGCCCCTGGCATCCCTCCCGGTGGCGCGCCTGGTGCGCACGCTGGCCGGACTCGCCGCGAAGTCCGACGTCTTCGAGAACCTCGTCGAGCGCGCACAGCTGCGCGACCGACTCGCCCTGCTGGGGCTGGAGCCGCTGCTGGCGGAGCTCTCGGTGCGCCACGTCTCCGAGTCGCAGGTGGGGGAGGAGCTCGAGTTCGCCTGGTGGCAGTCGTTCCTCGAGCGCGCGCTGCAGGACAACCGCGCGCTCCTCGGCGCCAACACGGCCGTCGTGGATCGCCTCGAGCGCGACTTCCGGCTGGTCGACGAGGCGCACGCCGCGATGGCCGGCCCGCTGCTGGCCTGGCAGCTCGCCAACCAGTGGCGCATCGCGATCGTCGACGAGCCTCAGCAGTCGCAGCATCTCCGTCGTGCGCTGACCCAGTCCGCGGCGACCACCGCGCAGGTGGTCAGTGCGGCGCCCACGCTCGTCGACGTGCTGGCTCCGGTCTGGATCTCGTCCCCGTACCTGGTGCCGGAGATCCCCGAGTCGGTCGAGTTCGACACCGTCCTCCTGGTCGACGCCGCCGCGATCAACCTCGCCGAGGCCGCGCCGGCGATCCGCCGTGCACGCCAGATCGTGGCGTTCGGCGATCCGGTCACCCAGCGTCCGACGCCGTTCCACATCGCCGTCGATCCGGAGGAGTCGTGGGAGGCCGAGGTGCCCTTCGACGACGTCTCCGTCTTCGAGCGCCTGTCCGAGCTCCTGCCCGTGATGACCCTGACCCGCAGCTATCGCGCCGGCGGGGAGGATCTCGCCGAGCTCATCAACGACGCCTTCTACGGCGGCGAGATCGTGTCCCTGCCCTGGGCGGGCTCGTACCTCGGTCGCGGCAGCCTCACGGTCGACTACGTCGAGGGCGGCACCGGCACTCCGGACCCGATCTCCGGCGCGGTCGAGAGCCCGGACGCCGAGGTCGCCCGCGTGGTCACCCTGGTCGTGGAGCACGCCGTGCACCGTCCGGCCGAGTCGCTCATGGTCGTGACCGCCAGCGCCCGGCACGCCGAGCGCGTCCGTGCCGCGGTCACATCCGCGTTCGCCGGCCGCTCCGATGTCGCGGACTTCGTCGGGCGCGACACCGCCGAGCCGTTCGCGGTCCTCACGCTCGAGGAGTCGGTCGCCGAGAGCCGTGACCGTGTCATCTTCTCGCTCGGGTTCGGCCTCACCAAGCATGGTCGGGTGCTGAGCGACTTTGGGGATCTGTCCACGCCCGACGGCGAGCGGCTCCTCACGGTCGGCATGACGCGCGCGCGTCGCTCGATGGTCCTGGTCTCCTCGATCCGTCCCTCCTCCTTCGACGACGGCCGCCTCGAGCACGGGGCCGCCACGCTGATGTCCATCCTCGGGGGCCTCGCCGCCCGCAGCCGGGACGCGCGGCTGGAGGATCTGGCCGACCCCCTCACTCTCGCCCTGGCGCGGGAGCTCCGACGGCTCGGGGCCTCCGTCGACGTCGA
- a CDS encoding phytoene/squalene synthase family protein has translation MTANPAQPGDDTALRRFNRTAEIATTDVIRTYSTSFGLATRLLGQRHRQHVRNIYAMVRIADEIVDGVAAEAGLDATAQSAALDSYVAETHRSMRSGYSSDLILHAFARTARECGIGEDLTRPFFDSMRADIARDSGFAAYDADAHAAYVYGSAEVVGLMCLQVFLRDADRTPSELDTLHRGARQLGAAFQNVNFLRDLADDTDRLRRGYLGGTERLTDADRDTWVDTIDRQLADARAAIPLLPKDSRAAVRSALALFAALTRRVAKTPADQLYQRRVRVPDPIKAVLAARAVLTTAMERDR, from the coding sequence ATGACCGCGAACCCCGCCCAGCCGGGCGACGACACCGCGCTGCGCCGCTTCAACCGCACCGCCGAGATCGCGACCACCGACGTCATCCGCACCTACTCGACGTCGTTCGGCCTCGCGACGCGCCTTCTCGGGCAGCGGCACCGTCAGCACGTCCGCAACATCTACGCCATGGTGCGCATCGCCGACGAGATCGTGGACGGGGTGGCGGCGGAGGCCGGACTCGACGCCACCGCGCAGTCGGCCGCCCTGGACTCGTACGTCGCCGAGACGCACCGCTCGATGCGCAGCGGATACAGCAGCGACCTGATCCTGCACGCCTTCGCCCGGACCGCCCGAGAGTGCGGGATCGGCGAGGACCTCACCCGGCCCTTCTTCGACTCCATGCGGGCCGACATCGCCCGGGACTCCGGATTCGCCGCATACGACGCGGACGCCCACGCGGCCTACGTCTACGGCTCCGCGGAGGTCGTGGGGCTAATGTGTCTGCAGGTGTTCCTGCGGGACGCCGACCGCACTCCCTCCGAGCTCGACACGCTGCACCGCGGGGCTCGTCAGCTCGGCGCCGCGTTCCAGAATGTGAACTTCCTGCGCGATCTCGCCGACGACACGGATCGACTGCGGCGCGGATACCTCGGTGGCACCGAGCGCCTGACCGACGCCGACCGCGACACCTGGGTCGACACGATCGACCGACAGCTCGCCGACGCCCGGGCCGCGATCCCCCTGCTGCCGAAGGACTCCCGGGCGGCCGTCCGCAGCGCCCTCGCGCTGTTCGCGGCGCTCACCCGACGCGTCGCGAAGACACCCGCCGACCAGCTGTACCAGCGCCGCGTGCGGGTCCCCGATCCGATCAAGGCCGTGCTCGCCGCTCGAGCGGTCCTGACCACGGCGATGGAACGCGACCGATGA
- a CDS encoding LuxR C-terminal-related transcriptional regulator — protein MSSPLSLEPEAELVANAVRELARRTRFPVAFGGLIEEGVVSVTSIVGARTRSLDGLRVRPERGLGGRAMMELRPRMTSDYGSSQQITHDYDVFVLGEGLRTLLALPIIVQGRSRGVLYAGGWDEEQVGGVTTAPAMQVAQSVADELRIRDEVQRRLQTSVAGSEVVAPPQREELRESFAELRSIAASVDDADIRARIAQVERRLVALAGEAAPVTTGTVPTIHLSPRETDVLACAALGSTNAEIASQLGLREGTVKAYLGTAMSKLDASTRHAAVTRARRAGLLP, from the coding sequence GTGAGCTCACCGCTCTCCCTCGAACCAGAGGCGGAACTCGTCGCCAACGCGGTGCGCGAGCTCGCCAGGCGTACACGCTTCCCGGTCGCGTTCGGCGGCCTGATCGAAGAGGGCGTGGTCAGCGTCACGAGCATCGTCGGCGCACGCACCCGATCGCTGGACGGACTGCGCGTACGCCCCGAGCGCGGCCTCGGCGGGCGGGCGATGATGGAGCTGCGTCCGCGGATGACGAGCGACTACGGCTCCTCCCAGCAGATCACCCACGACTACGACGTGTTCGTGCTCGGCGAGGGACTGCGCACCCTCCTCGCCCTCCCCATCATCGTGCAGGGACGATCCCGCGGAGTCCTCTACGCCGGCGGATGGGACGAGGAGCAGGTGGGCGGCGTGACCACGGCGCCCGCCATGCAGGTGGCGCAGTCGGTCGCGGACGAGCTGCGCATCCGTGACGAGGTGCAGCGACGCCTGCAGACGAGCGTCGCCGGGAGCGAGGTCGTCGCACCCCCGCAGCGCGAGGAGCTCCGCGAGAGCTTCGCCGAGCTGCGGAGCATCGCCGCCTCGGTCGACGACGCCGACATCCGCGCCCGGATCGCGCAGGTCGAGCGACGCCTCGTGGCGCTCGCGGGGGAGGCGGCACCGGTCACCACGGGAACGGTGCCGACGATCCACCTGTCCCCCCGCGAGACCGACGTGCTCGCGTGCGCCGCGCTGGGCTCGACGAATGCGGAGATCGCCTCGCAGCTGGGACTGCGCGAGGGCACGGTCAAGGCCTATCTCGGCACCGCGATGTCGAAACTCGACGCCTCCACCCGCCATGCCGCGGTGACCCGAGCACGACGCGCGGGGCTCCTCCCCTGA
- a CDS encoding polyprenyl synthetase family protein yields MSATATEETLGTRIEEALRHRLSERRAAAEQYGSEFVELWETAAEHVLGGKLIRPRLLMDLLHALTPAPLSEDETHRAIDVAAHVELLHFAFLLHDDVIDGDLIRRRRPNLIGTLAAGRPEESGEPALHWARSSAILLGDLLLSSAVLGFARADVAPEARERLLSLLEQTIFETVAGEHADVALSDGVIAPDLRTILSTSAYKTATYSFVLPLRAAAVLAGSSPSAEEELTAIGHRLGLAYQLQDDLLSVFGDPEEHGKDAFSDLREGKETAIIAYARLTSHWDSIELHFGRSDLDLADGAYTRDRLRECGAEAFVQGLVREHLDAVSSALSHAESAGTLSTAAGRTVRGLASRVESRRR; encoded by the coding sequence ATGAGTGCGACGGCGACGGAGGAGACGCTCGGGACGCGGATCGAAGAGGCGCTGCGACACCGCCTCTCCGAGCGCCGCGCTGCGGCCGAGCAGTACGGCAGTGAATTCGTCGAGCTCTGGGAGACGGCGGCGGAGCACGTCCTGGGTGGCAAGCTCATCCGCCCTCGCCTGCTCATGGACCTGTTGCACGCGCTGACGCCCGCTCCGCTCTCGGAGGATGAGACGCATCGTGCAATCGATGTGGCCGCCCACGTCGAGCTGCTGCACTTCGCCTTCCTCCTGCACGACGACGTGATCGACGGAGACCTGATCCGACGTCGGCGACCGAACCTGATCGGCACGCTCGCGGCTGGGCGTCCGGAAGAGTCCGGCGAGCCCGCGCTGCATTGGGCGCGCTCGAGTGCGATCCTCCTCGGAGACCTCCTGCTGTCGTCCGCCGTGCTCGGGTTCGCGCGCGCCGACGTGGCACCGGAGGCCCGCGAGCGGCTGCTCTCCCTGCTGGAGCAGACGATCTTCGAGACGGTCGCCGGGGAGCACGCCGACGTGGCCCTGAGCGACGGGGTGATCGCCCCCGACCTGCGCACCATCCTGTCGACGAGCGCCTACAAGACGGCGACCTACTCCTTCGTCCTTCCCCTGCGCGCCGCGGCGGTGCTGGCCGGATCCTCGCCCTCCGCCGAAGAGGAGCTCACGGCGATCGGCCACCGGCTCGGTCTCGCGTATCAGCTGCAGGACGACCTGCTCTCGGTGTTCGGCGACCCGGAGGAGCACGGCAAGGACGCCTTCTCCGACCTGCGCGAGGGCAAGGAGACGGCGATCATCGCGTATGCGCGCCTGACGAGCCACTGGGACAGCATCGAGCTGCACTTCGGGCGGTCCGACCTCGATCTCGCCGACGGCGCCTATACCCGCGATCGTCTGCGCGAGTGCGGTGCGGAGGCATTCGTGCAGGGCCTCGTGCGCGAGCACCTCGACGCCGTGTCGAGCGCCCTCTCCCACGCGGAGTCCGCCGGCACGCTCTCGACCGCCGCCGGACGCACGGTTCGCGGCCTGGCCTCCCGCGTCGAGAGTCGACGCCGATGA
- a CDS encoding histone-like nucleoid-structuring protein Lsr2, whose product MARRIVHQLVDDIDGSVLEVGDGETVHFSLNGASYEIDLNADHAEELRKALEPYIAAGRRAGSSSTPRTSAPRKRQARNPEVAAIRAWANDNGYTLSERGRIPAPILDAYHAAH is encoded by the coding sequence ATGGCGAGACGAATTGTGCATCAGCTGGTCGACGACATCGATGGCAGTGTCCTGGAGGTCGGCGACGGCGAGACAGTGCATTTCTCTCTCAATGGCGCTTCCTACGAGATCGACCTGAACGCGGACCACGCCGAGGAATTGCGAAAGGCGCTGGAGCCCTATATCGCCGCCGGACGGCGTGCCGGTTCCTCCAGCACCCCGCGCACCTCCGCGCCCCGTAAGCGGCAGGCACGCAACCCGGAGGTCGCGGCCATCCGGGCGTGGGCGAACGACAACGGCTACACGCTCTCGGAGCGCGGGCGCATTCCCGCGCCCATCCTCGACGCGTACCACGCCGCTCACTGA
- a CDS encoding DUF485 domain-containing protein, translated as MSDQTHAEPNGAIDYIAVEQSPTFLRLKRTQRSFIFPLAAFFLVWYFVYVLLAAFATEFMAQRVWGDITVGLLLGLGQFVTTFGITMAYVSFANRKLDPLATEIREDLEKAQAQA; from the coding sequence ATGAGCGACCAGACGCACGCAGAACCGAACGGCGCGATCGACTACATCGCCGTCGAGCAGTCCCCGACATTCCTCCGGTTGAAACGGACGCAGAGATCGTTCATCTTCCCGCTCGCCGCTTTCTTCCTCGTGTGGTATTTCGTCTATGTGCTCCTCGCCGCATTCGCGACGGAATTCATGGCGCAGCGCGTGTGGGGGGATATCACCGTCGGACTGCTCCTCGGTCTCGGACAGTTCGTCACGACGTTCGGCATCACTATGGCGTACGTCTCCTTCGCGAATCGCAAGCTCGACCCGTTGGCGACCGAGATCCGTGAAGACCTCGAGAAGGCGCAGGCCCAGGCATGA
- a CDS encoding MarR family winged helix-turn-helix transcriptional regulator codes for MDTEPGTTPRIGAQDSPSPQAGAVSRANEAPDGLSHAAIYDVEASDPRSTLIDRTGVPPEDLKQIARLMESLASLREAEQVLSQASRRYMRLNETDMRALHYLIVCANRNLVATPGGIAHHLGVSTAATTKLLDRLEHGGHIKRAPHPTDRRALHITITPETRRAAMETVGRQQAKRFYSAARLTPAERDVVIRFLADMTDEITLRDESWLQETTE; via the coding sequence ATGGACACGGAGCCCGGCACCACCCCGCGGATCGGCGCGCAGGATTCGCCGTCGCCGCAGGCGGGCGCCGTGAGCCGCGCGAACGAGGCTCCCGACGGTCTGAGCCACGCGGCGATCTACGACGTGGAAGCCAGCGATCCGCGCAGCACGCTGATCGACCGGACCGGCGTTCCTCCCGAGGATCTGAAGCAGATCGCACGGCTCATGGAGTCGCTGGCGAGCCTCCGTGAAGCCGAGCAGGTGCTCTCACAGGCGTCGCGTCGCTACATGCGCCTCAACGAGACCGACATGCGGGCGCTGCACTATCTGATCGTGTGCGCGAACAGGAATCTCGTGGCCACGCCGGGTGGGATCGCGCATCACCTCGGTGTCTCGACGGCCGCGACCACCAAGCTCCTCGACCGCCTGGAGCACGGAGGGCACATCAAGCGGGCACCGCATCCGACGGATCGCCGAGCGCTCCACATCACCATCACTCCGGAGACCCGGCGGGCGGCGATGGAGACGGTCGGCCGGCAGCAGGCCAAGCGTTTCTATTCCGCGGCGCGTCTGACGCCCGCCGAGCGCGATGTCGTGATCCGATTCCTCGCGGACATGACCGATGAGATCACTCTGCGCGACGAATCCTGGCTGCAGGAGACGACCGAATAG